A window from Pseudomonas sp. MRSN 12121 encodes these proteins:
- the araG gene encoding L-arabinose ABC transporter ATP-binding protein AraG translates to MMQSMNVSRSLRFNGIGKEFPGVRALSQISFEARPHSVHALMGENGAGKSTLLKILGGFYEPDSGHLQIGEQALGFRSAADSIAHGVAVIHQELQLVPEMSVAENLLLGHMPARFGVVDRGAMLRRARELLKGLADEIDPAARLGSLSLGQRQLVEIAKAMSRDAHVIAFDEPTSSLSAREIERLMVIIARLRDEGRVILYVSHRMEEVFRICDAVTVFKDGRFVCTFEDMRQLSVDRLVSCMVGRDIEDIYNYRPRPHGDQALRVEGLLGPGVTQPASFSVDQGEVLGLFGLVGAGRTELLRLLAGLARSTAGQLVLHGQGVVFKTPRDAIAAGVLLCPEDRKKEGIVPRASVAENINISARGGHAGFGWLIRGGWERDNAQRQISALNIRTPSADQPILYLSGGNQQKAILGRWLSMPMKVLLLDEPTRGIDIGAKAEIYQIIHRLAEQGIAVIVVSSDLMEVMGIADRILVMSEGAITGELTRSEADEARLLQLALPRSRD, encoded by the coding sequence ATGATGCAGTCAATGAATGTCAGCCGGAGCCTGCGCTTCAACGGCATCGGCAAGGAATTCCCCGGGGTCAGGGCCCTGTCGCAGATCAGTTTCGAGGCGCGGCCCCATAGCGTGCATGCGCTAATGGGCGAGAACGGCGCCGGCAAGTCGACGCTGCTGAAGATTCTCGGCGGTTTCTATGAGCCCGACAGTGGCCATTTGCAGATCGGCGAGCAGGCCCTGGGTTTCAGGTCGGCGGCCGACAGCATCGCCCACGGTGTGGCGGTGATCCACCAGGAGCTGCAACTGGTGCCGGAAATGAGCGTGGCGGAAAACCTGTTGCTGGGGCATATGCCGGCGCGCTTTGGCGTGGTCGATCGCGGCGCCATGCTGCGTCGGGCGCGGGAGTTGCTCAAGGGGCTGGCCGACGAGATCGATCCGGCGGCCCGCCTGGGCAGCCTGTCCCTGGGGCAACGGCAATTGGTGGAGATTGCCAAGGCCATGTCGCGCGATGCCCATGTGATCGCCTTCGACGAGCCGACCAGCAGCCTGTCGGCGCGGGAGATCGAGCGGTTGATGGTGATCATCGCCCGGTTGCGCGACGAGGGGCGGGTGATTCTCTACGTCTCGCACCGCATGGAGGAGGTGTTCCGCATCTGCGATGCGGTGACGGTGTTCAAGGACGGGCGCTTCGTCTGCACCTTCGAGGACATGCGGCAACTGAGCGTCGACCGCCTGGTGAGCTGCATGGTCGGGCGCGATATCGAGGACATCTACAACTATCGTCCGCGCCCGCATGGCGACCAGGCGCTGAGGGTGGAAGGGCTGCTGGGCCCGGGAGTGACGCAACCGGCCAGTTTCAGTGTGGACCAGGGCGAGGTGCTCGGCCTGTTCGGCCTGGTCGGCGCCGGGCGCACCGAGCTGTTGCGCCTGCTGGCGGGGCTGGCGCGCAGCACGGCCGGGCAACTGGTGCTGCACGGGCAGGGCGTGGTGTTCAAGACGCCTCGCGACGCCATCGCCGCCGGGGTGCTGCTGTGCCCTGAGGACCGCAAGAAAGAAGGCATCGTGCCGCGCGCCAGCGTCGCGGAGAACATCAATATCAGCGCGCGCGGCGGCCATGCAGGGTTCGGCTGGCTGATCCGTGGTGGCTGGGAACGCGACAACGCCCAGCGGCAGATCAGCGCGCTGAACATCCGCACGCCTTCGGCCGACCAGCCGATTCTCTATCTGTCCGGCGGCAACCAGCAGAAAGCCATTCTCGGCCGCTGGCTGTCGATGCCGATGAAGGTGCTGCTGCTCGACGAGCCGACCCGGGGCATCGATATCGGGGCCAAGGCCGAGATCTACCAGATTATCCACCGCCTGGCCGAACAGGGCATCGCCGTGATCGTGGTGTCCAGCGACCTGATGGAGGTCATGGGAATCGCCGATCGCATCCTGGTCATGAGCGAAGGCGCGATCACCGGCGAACTGACTCGCAGCGAGGCCGACGAAGCCCGCCTGTTGCAACTGGCCCTCCCGCGTTCGCGGGACTGA
- the araH gene encoding L-arabinose ABC transporter permease AraH: protein MSQVKKSNAFWLGFNQRKFVDDWVMLLAALGIFVLCALFIDNFLSALNMRGLGLAISTTGIAACTMLFCLASGHFDLSVGSVIACAGVVAGIVIRDTDSVLFGVSAALAMGLCVGLINGIVIAKLRINALITTLATMQIVRGLAYIFSNGKAVGVMNEGFFVFGNGQLFGVPVPILITLLCFVFFGWLLNYTTYGRNTMAIGGNQEAALLAGVQVDRTKIVIFAVHGVIGALAGVILASRMTSGQPMIGQGFELTVISACVLGGVSLSGGIGLIRHVLAGVLILAIIENAMNLKNIDTFYQYVIRGSILLVAVIIDRLKQR from the coding sequence ATGTCGCAGGTAAAGAAAAGCAATGCGTTCTGGCTGGGGTTCAACCAGCGCAAGTTCGTCGATGACTGGGTGATGCTGCTGGCCGCCCTGGGCATCTTCGTGCTCTGCGCGCTGTTCATCGACAACTTCCTGTCGGCGCTGAACATGCGCGGGCTGGGCCTGGCGATTTCCACCACCGGGATCGCCGCGTGCACCATGCTGTTCTGCCTGGCATCGGGGCACTTCGACCTGTCGGTGGGCTCGGTCATCGCTTGCGCCGGCGTGGTGGCGGGGATCGTCATCCGCGATACCGACAGCGTGCTGTTCGGCGTTTCGGCCGCGCTGGCCATGGGCCTGTGCGTGGGCCTGATCAACGGCATCGTGATCGCCAAGCTGCGGATCAACGCCTTGATCACCACCCTGGCGACCATGCAGATCGTGCGCGGGCTGGCGTATATCTTCTCCAACGGCAAGGCGGTCGGGGTGATGAACGAAGGGTTTTTCGTATTCGGCAACGGCCAGCTGTTCGGCGTGCCGGTGCCGATCCTGATCACCCTCCTGTGTTTCGTGTTCTTCGGCTGGCTGCTCAATTACACCACCTATGGGCGCAACACCATGGCCATCGGCGGCAACCAGGAAGCGGCCCTGCTGGCCGGGGTCCAGGTGGACCGGACCAAAATCGTCATCTTTGCCGTGCACGGCGTGATCGGCGCGCTGGCCGGGGTGATCCTGGCGTCGCGCATGACCTCGGGCCAGCCGATGATCGGCCAGGGGTTCGAGCTGACGGTAATCTCGGCCTGCGTGTTGGGCGGTGTGTCCCTGAGCGGCGGCATCGGCCTGATCCGCCATGTGCTTGCCGGGGTGTTGATCCTGGCAATCATCGAGAACGCGATGAACCTGAAGAACATCGACACCTTCTACCAGTACGTGATCCGCGGCTCGATCCTGCTGGTGGCGGTCATCATCGACCGGCTCAAGCAGCGTTGA
- a CDS encoding aldose epimerase family protein, with the protein MSGRCEQQLFGHLDDGTPVHAYLLSNARGMQARVLAYGGILQALRVADRYGAFDDVVLGFDTLQDYRRHHRLYLGALIGRYANRLAGGRFELDGRRYQVPLNDGPNALHGGLGGLDKQLWTATPCAGPGHVGVRLCCRSPEGDMGFPGNVQVEVTYRLDDHDRLCLDYQAVTDRATVLNLTQHAYFNLAGAGNGDILAQVARLRAGHYLPLDRHLIPTGEPAPVAGTPLDLRQPTPVGRRLDAEHPQLRLGGWQQRGFNHYWLLDAEGDLARPAADLHDPHSGRRLELFTSERGVQFYTANAFDGSVRGKAGKRYPRWAGFALEAHGPPNAVNLPGWAGARLDPGQVYRQTTLFKFSTV; encoded by the coding sequence ATGAGCGGGCGTTGCGAGCAACAGCTCTTCGGCCACCTGGACGACGGCACGCCGGTGCACGCTTACCTGCTGAGCAATGCCCGCGGCATGCAGGCCCGGGTGCTGGCCTACGGCGGCATCCTGCAGGCACTGAGGGTCGCGGACCGGTACGGCGCGTTCGACGATGTGGTGCTCGGCTTCGATACGCTCCAGGACTATCGGCGGCATCACCGCCTGTACCTCGGCGCACTGATCGGACGCTACGCCAATCGCCTGGCCGGCGGCCGCTTCGAGCTGGACGGGCGGCGCTACCAGGTGCCGCTCAACGATGGCCCGAATGCCTTGCACGGCGGTCTCGGGGGCCTGGACAAGCAGCTCTGGACGGCGACCCCCTGCGCAGGGCCCGGCCATGTCGGGGTGCGGCTGTGCTGTCGGTCGCCGGAGGGCGACATGGGCTTTCCCGGCAACGTGCAGGTCGAAGTCACTTACCGCCTCGACGACCATGACCGGCTGTGCCTCGACTATCAGGCGGTGACTGATCGGGCGACCGTGCTCAATCTGACCCAGCATGCCTATTTCAACCTGGCGGGCGCCGGCAACGGCGATATCCTTGCCCAGGTCGCGAGGTTGCGGGCCGGGCATTACCTGCCGCTGGACCGGCACCTGATTCCCACGGGGGAACCGGCGCCGGTGGCGGGTACGCCGCTGGACCTGCGCCAGCCGACGCCTGTCGGCCGGCGCCTGGATGCCGAGCATCCGCAGCTGCGCCTCGGCGGCTGGCAGCAACGCGGCTTCAACCATTACTGGCTGCTCGACGCCGAGGGCGACCTCGCGCGCCCCGCGGCGGACCTGCACGATCCGCACAGCGGGCGTCGCCTGGAGCTGTTCACCAGCGAACGGGGGGTGCAGTTCTACACCGCCAATGCCTTCGACGGCAGCGTCCGCGGCAAGGCCGGCAAGCGTTATCCGCGCTGGGCCGGGTTCGCCCTGGAAGCGCACGGCCCGCCCAATGCTGTGAATCTGCCGGGATGGGCCGGCGCCCGGCTCGACCCGGGCCAGGTGTATCGGCAAACCACCTTGTTCAAGTTTTCCACGGTGTGA
- a CDS encoding IclR family transcriptional regulator, protein MQEDAAKNARDAAPTGTQTLLRGLAVVQAVAGGARDLKEIARLIGTTRSTTHRLASCLVDERYLRVVPQVGYLLGPKLIELGFQAREALPLATLATPFLDELSALTGDTVHLAIRDDDDVLYLHKNPGRNGPEMRSRVGHRMPLARTGIGKALLLDDALLEWQRLYEASLPVGGRNVLWPQHEEPTWEQFRQRMEEYVAGGYAFDLEDNEPSIRCVAAPVRDASGKIVAGISIASTVPYMPLEKMAELVPVIKRAAAGISAELGG, encoded by the coding sequence ATGCAGGAAGACGCCGCAAAAAACGCCAGGGATGCCGCTCCCACGGGCACCCAGACATTGCTCCGCGGACTGGCGGTGGTGCAGGCCGTGGCCGGCGGTGCCCGCGACCTCAAGGAAATCGCCCGGCTGATCGGCACCACGCGCAGCACGACCCATCGCCTGGCCAGTTGCCTGGTGGACGAGCGCTACCTGAGGGTAGTGCCGCAGGTCGGCTATCTGCTGGGGCCGAAGCTGATCGAACTGGGGTTCCAGGCGCGCGAGGCGTTGCCGCTGGCGACCCTGGCCACACCCTTCCTCGACGAACTATCGGCCCTGACCGGCGACACAGTTCACCTGGCGATCCGCGACGACGACGATGTGCTGTACCTGCACAAGAACCCGGGGCGCAACGGCCCGGAAATGCGTTCGCGGGTTGGTCATCGCATGCCGCTGGCGCGTACCGGGATCGGCAAGGCGCTGTTGCTCGACGACGCGCTGCTGGAATGGCAGCGCCTGTATGAAGCGAGTCTGCCGGTAGGAGGGCGGAACGTGCTCTGGCCACAGCACGAAGAACCGACCTGGGAACAGTTCCGCCAGCGCATGGAAGAATATGTGGCAGGCGGTTATGCCTTCGACCTGGAGGACAACGAACCGTCGATTCGTTGCGTGGCGGCGCCAGTGCGCGATGCCAGTGGCAAGATCGTCGCCGGCATCAGCATCGCCAGCACCGTGCCTTACATGCCGCTGGAGAAGATGGCCGAGCTGGTCCCGGTGATCAAGCGGGCCGCCGCCGGCATTTCCGCCGAGCTCGGCGGCTGA
- a CDS encoding NAD(P)-dependent alcohol dehydrogenase: MYTAIGYAAQSATTPLAPMSFQRRSPRPDDVAIEILYCGVCHSDIHQARNEWGIAVYPLMPGHEIVGKVTAVGANVSKHKVGDLVGVGCMVDSCRHCEACAANLEQYCLEGPTLTYATPDRIDGSNTLGGYSDSIVVSEHFVVRIPEKLDLASAAPILCAGITTYSPLKHYGVKAGDKVGILGMGGLGHMGIKFAKALGAQVTLFTRSASKAEEARRQGADHVIVSTDAAQMQAAAGHFDFLLDTIPVQHDLNPYLDTLRYDGVHILVGLIEPIDPPVHAAKLVLGRRVLAGSLIGGIAETQEVLDFCAEHNISCDIEMLDIRQINEAYERMIAGDVKYRFVIDMATLKP, from the coding sequence ATGTACACAGCCATCGGTTATGCCGCCCAGTCAGCCACCACGCCCCTCGCCCCCATGAGTTTCCAGCGCCGCAGCCCACGCCCGGACGACGTGGCCATCGAGATTCTCTACTGCGGCGTCTGCCACTCCGATATCCACCAGGCCCGCAACGAATGGGGCATCGCCGTGTACCCGCTGATGCCGGGCCACGAGATCGTCGGCAAGGTCACCGCCGTCGGCGCCAATGTCAGCAAGCACAAGGTCGGCGACCTGGTGGGCGTCGGCTGCATGGTCGACTCTTGCCGGCACTGCGAGGCCTGCGCCGCCAACCTGGAGCAATACTGCCTGGAGGGCCCGACCCTGACCTACGCCACCCCGGACCGAATCGACGGCAGCAACACCCTGGGCGGTTACTCCGACAGCATCGTAGTCAGCGAGCACTTCGTGGTGCGCATCCCCGAGAAACTCGACCTGGCCAGCGCCGCGCCGATTCTCTGCGCGGGCATCACCACCTACTCGCCGCTCAAGCACTACGGAGTGAAGGCCGGTGACAAGGTAGGCATCCTCGGCATGGGCGGCCTGGGCCACATGGGCATCAAGTTCGCCAAGGCCCTGGGCGCGCAGGTGACGCTGTTCACCCGCTCGGCGAGCAAGGCCGAGGAAGCTCGCCGCCAGGGCGCCGACCATGTGATCGTGTCCACCGACGCCGCACAGATGCAGGCGGCGGCCGGGCACTTCGATTTCCTGCTGGACACCATCCCAGTGCAGCACGACCTCAACCCTTACCTGGATACCCTGCGCTACGACGGCGTGCATATCCTGGTCGGCCTGATCGAGCCGATAGACCCGCCCGTGCACGCCGCCAAGCTGGTGCTGGGCCGTCGCGTGCTGGCCGGCTCGTTGATCGGTGGCATCGCCGAGACCCAGGAAGTGCTGGATTTCTGCGCCGAGCACAACATCAGCTGCGACATCGAAATGCTCGACATCCGCCAGATCAACGAGGCTTACGAGCGCATGATCGCCGGTGACGTGAAATACCGCTTCGTCATCGACATGGCCACCCTCAAGCCATAA
- a CDS encoding AraC family transcriptional regulator — MQLTRHLDANATLVSLIQPLANRDGFVATALPGVKVLRASCDVARGPQIYEPSLMIIVQGSKLAYLGSRILEYGAGHYLIQALSVPFECETFAMPDAPLYGVSVAIDRVLLGELVLAMGTAPGRDLQAQTPESMTSVVFDDTMRGCVERLLRCLHDPLECKVMGQARLRELMFTVLRGPQADVLRALVEQHGRLARISGALNHLHEHYTEPLNVETLARCANMSASTFHEHFKRSTLLSPVQYLKRLRLLKAQQLLLGEGLGVAQVAHRVGYQSTSQFSREYKRYFERNPGDERAA, encoded by the coding sequence ATGCAGTTGACCCGCCATCTTGATGCCAACGCTACCCTGGTGTCCCTGATCCAGCCCCTTGCGAACCGTGACGGTTTCGTCGCCACGGCGCTGCCCGGGGTCAAGGTGCTGCGGGCCAGCTGCGACGTGGCCCGCGGCCCGCAGATCTACGAGCCGAGCCTGATGATCATCGTCCAGGGCAGCAAGCTGGCGTACCTGGGGTCGCGGATCCTCGAGTACGGCGCCGGGCATTACCTGATCCAGGCGCTCTCTGTGCCATTCGAGTGCGAGACCTTCGCCATGCCCGATGCGCCGCTGTATGGGGTGTCGGTGGCTATCGACCGGGTGTTGCTGGGCGAGCTGGTGCTGGCGATGGGGACGGCGCCGGGGCGCGATCTCCAGGCGCAGACCCCGGAGTCCATGACCTCGGTGGTGTTCGACGACACCATGCGTGGCTGTGTGGAGCGGCTGCTGCGCTGCCTGCACGATCCGCTGGAGTGCAAGGTCATGGGCCAGGCGCGCCTGCGCGAGCTGATGTTCACCGTCCTGCGCGGTCCCCAGGCCGATGTGCTGCGTGCGCTGGTGGAGCAGCATGGGCGCCTCGCACGGATTTCCGGGGCGCTGAACCATTTGCACGAGCATTACACCGAGCCGCTGAACGTCGAGACCCTGGCCCGTTGCGCGAACATGAGCGCCTCGACCTTTCACGAACATTTCAAGCGCAGCACGCTGCTGTCGCCGGTGCAGTACCTCAAGCGCCTGCGCTTGCTCAAGGCGCAGCAGTTGCTGCTGGGGGAGGGGCTGGGCGTGGCCCAGGTGGCGCATCGGGTGGGCTACCAGAGCACCTCGCAGTTCAGCCGCGAGTACAAGCGCTACTTCGAGCGCAATCCGGGAGACGAGCGCGCCGCTTGA
- a CDS encoding electron transfer flavoprotein-ubiquinone oxidoreductase produces the protein MEREYMEFDVVIVGAGPAGLSAACRLKQKAAEAGKEISVCVVEKGSEVGAHILSGAVFEPRALNELFPDWKALGAPLNTPVTRDDIYVLKNPDSAQKIPDFFVPKTMHNEGNYIISLGNLCRWLAQQAENLGVEIYPGFAAQEALFDENGVVRGIITGDLGVDREGNPKEGLYTPGMELRGKYTLFAEGCRGHIGKQLIKRFNLDSDADAQHYGIGLKEIWEIDPAKHQPGLVVHTAGWPLDIMGTENTGGSFLYHLENNQVVVGLIVDLSYSNTYLSPFDEFQRLKHHPVLKQYLEGGKRVSYGARAICKGGLNSLPKMVFKGGALIGCDLGTLNFAKIKGSHTAMKSGMLAADAVADALFAGSEGADELNTYVEAFKSSWLYEELFASRNFGPAIHKYGAILGGGFNWVDQNLFGGKLPFTLHDTKPDYACLKLAADCKKIDYPKPDGKLSFDKLSSVFISGTNHEEEQPCHLKLTDPSIPLNKNLPLYDEPAQRYCPAGVYEVITKEDGEKRFQINAQNCVHCKTCDIKDPAQNITWVTPEGAGGPTYPNM, from the coding sequence GTGGAACGCGAATACATGGAATTCGACGTGGTCATCGTCGGTGCCGGCCCCGCTGGCTTGTCCGCCGCCTGCCGACTGAAGCAGAAGGCCGCCGAAGCCGGTAAGGAAATCAGCGTCTGCGTGGTCGAGAAAGGCTCCGAAGTCGGTGCTCACATTCTGTCCGGTGCCGTGTTCGAACCACGCGCCCTGAACGAGCTGTTCCCGGACTGGAAGGCGCTCGGTGCGCCACTGAACACGCCGGTCACGCGCGATGACATCTATGTCCTGAAGAACCCCGACAGCGCGCAGAAAATTCCTGACTTCTTTGTGCCCAAGACCATGCACAACGAAGGCAACTACATCATCTCCCTCGGTAACCTGTGCCGCTGGCTGGCCCAGCAGGCCGAGAACCTGGGCGTGGAAATCTACCCGGGTTTCGCCGCCCAGGAAGCCTTGTTCGACGAGAACGGCGTGGTCCGCGGGATCATCACCGGCGACCTGGGTGTCGACCGCGAAGGCAACCCGAAGGAAGGCCTCTACACCCCCGGCATGGAACTGCGCGGCAAGTACACCCTGTTCGCCGAAGGCTGCCGTGGCCATATCGGCAAGCAGTTGATCAAGCGCTTCAACCTGGACAGCGACGCCGACGCCCAGCACTACGGCATCGGTCTCAAGGAAATCTGGGAAATCGACCCGGCCAAGCATCAGCCAGGCCTGGTGGTGCACACCGCCGGCTGGCCGCTGGACATCATGGGTACCGAGAACACCGGCGGCTCCTTCCTCTATCACCTGGAAAACAACCAGGTGGTGGTCGGCCTGATCGTCGACCTGTCCTACAGCAATACCTACCTGTCGCCCTTCGACGAATTCCAGCGCCTCAAGCACCACCCGGTGCTCAAGCAGTACCTGGAAGGCGGCAAGCGCGTCAGCTACGGCGCACGGGCCATCTGCAAAGGCGGCCTGAACTCGCTGCCGAAGATGGTGTTCAAGGGCGGTGCGCTGATCGGTTGCGACCTGGGCACCCTGAACTTCGCCAAGATCAAGGGCAGCCACACCGCCATGAAGTCCGGCATGCTCGCCGCCGACGCCGTGGCCGATGCGCTGTTCGCCGGCTCCGAGGGCGCCGACGAATTGAACACCTATGTCGAAGCGTTCAAGTCCAGCTGGCTGTACGAGGAACTGTTCGCCAGCCGCAACTTCGGCCCGGCGATCCACAAGTACGGCGCAATCCTCGGCGGCGGCTTCAACTGGGTCGACCAGAACCTGTTCGGCGGCAAGCTGCCGTTCACCCTGCACGACACCAAGCCGGACTACGCCTGCCTGAAGCTCGCGGCGGACTGCAAGAAGATCGACTACCCGAAACCGGACGGCAAGCTCAGCTTCGACAAGTTGAGCTCGGTGTTCATCTCCGGTACCAACCATGAAGAAGAGCAGCCTTGCCACCTGAAGCTGACCGATCCGAGCATTCCGCTGAACAAGAACCTGCCGCTGTACGACGAACCGGCGCAGCGCTACTGCCCGGCCGGTGTGTATGAGGTGATCACCAAGGAAGACGGCGAGAAGCGCTTCCAGATCAACGCCCAGAACTGCGTGCACTGCAAGACGTGCGACATCAAGGACCCGGCCCAGAACATCACCTGGGTCACGCCGGAAGGCGCGGGCGGCCCGACTTACCCGAACATGTAA
- a CDS encoding electron transfer flavoprotein subunit beta/FixA family protein gives MKVLVAVKRVVDYNVKVRVKADNSGVDLANVKMSMNPFCEIAVEEAVRLKEKGVATEIVVVSIGPATAQEQLRTALALGADRAILVESADELNSLAVAKLLKAVVDKEQPQLVILGKQAIDSDNNQTGQMLAALSGYAQGTFASKVIVEGDKVAVTREIDGGLQTVSLSLPAIVTTDLRLNEPRYASLPNIMKAKKKPLETLTPDALGVSTASTNKTLKVEAPAARSAGIKVKSVAELVEKLKNEAKVI, from the coding sequence ATGAAGGTTCTTGTAGCTGTCAAACGCGTTGTCGATTACAACGTCAAGGTTCGCGTCAAGGCGGACAATTCCGGCGTCGACCTCGCCAACGTCAAGATGTCGATGAACCCTTTCTGCGAAATCGCAGTGGAAGAAGCCGTACGCCTGAAAGAGAAGGGCGTAGCGACTGAAATCGTCGTCGTCTCCATCGGTCCTGCTACTGCTCAAGAGCAACTGCGTACCGCCCTGGCGCTGGGTGCCGATCGTGCCATCCTCGTCGAATCCGCCGATGAACTGAACTCCCTGGCCGTGGCCAAGCTGCTCAAGGCCGTGGTCGACAAGGAACAGCCGCAACTGGTGATCCTTGGCAAGCAAGCCATCGACAGCGACAACAACCAGACCGGCCAGATGCTGGCGGCCCTGAGCGGCTACGCTCAAGGCACCTTCGCCTCCAAGGTCATCGTTGAGGGCGACAAGGTTGCCGTGACCCGTGAAATCGACGGCGGCCTGCAGACCGTTTCGCTGAGCCTGCCGGCGATCGTCACCACCGACCTGCGTTTGAACGAGCCGCGCTACGCGTCCCTGCCAAACATCATGAAAGCCAAGAAGAAGCCTCTCGAGACGCTGACTCCGGACGCTTTGGGCGTTTCCACCGCCTCGACCAACAAGACCCTGAAAGTCGAAGCACCGGCTGCACGCAGCGCGGGTATCAAGGTCAAGTCGGTCGCTGAACTGGTCGAGAAACTGAAAAACGAAGCGAAGGTAATCTGA
- a CDS encoding electron transfer flavoprotein subunit alpha/FixB family protein gives MTILVIAEHDNKALAPATLNTVAAAAKIGGDIHVLVAGQGAGAVAEAAAKIAGVSKVLNADNAAYAHQLPENVAPLVAELGKGYSHILAAATSNGKNILPRVAAQLDVDQISEIISVESADTFKRPIYAGNAIATVQSNAAVKVITVRATGFDPVAAEGGSAAVEAVAAAHDAGKSSFVGEELAKSDRPELTAAKIVVSGGRGMQNGDNFKHLYALADKLGAAVGASRAAVDAGFVPNDMQVGQTGKIVAPQLYIAVGISGAIQHLAGMKDSKVIVAINKDEEAPIFQVADYGLVADLFEAVPELEKLV, from the coding sequence ATGACTATCTTGGTAATCGCCGAACACGACAACAAGGCGCTGGCCCCGGCCACCCTGAACACCGTTGCTGCCGCTGCCAAAATCGGCGGCGACATCCACGTGCTGGTTGCCGGCCAGGGCGCTGGCGCCGTGGCTGAAGCCGCCGCGAAAATCGCTGGCGTGAGCAAGGTCCTGAACGCTGACAACGCCGCTTACGCGCATCAGCTGCCGGAAAACGTTGCACCGCTGGTTGCCGAGTTGGGCAAGGGCTACAGCCACATCCTGGCCGCCGCCACGTCCAACGGTAAAAACATCCTGCCGCGGGTTGCCGCCCAACTGGACGTCGACCAGATCTCCGAGATCATCTCGGTAGAAAGCGCCGACACCTTCAAGCGTCCGATCTATGCCGGTAACGCCATCGCTACCGTGCAATCGAACGCCGCCGTGAAAGTCATCACCGTGCGCGCCACCGGTTTCGACCCGGTTGCCGCCGAAGGCGGTTCGGCCGCCGTGGAAGCGGTGGCTGCCGCTCACGATGCCGGCAAGTCGAGCTTCGTCGGCGAAGAGCTGGCCAAGTCCGACCGTCCTGAACTGACCGCTGCCAAGATCGTCGTTTCCGGCGGCCGCGGCATGCAGAACGGCGACAACTTCAAGCACCTGTACGCCCTGGCCGACAAGCTGGGCGCTGCCGTGGGCGCTTCGCGCGCCGCGGTCGACGCAGGTTTCGTACCGAACGACATGCAGGTCGGCCAGACCGGCAAGATCGTTGCGCCACAGCTGTACATCGCCGTCGGTATCTCCGGCGCGATCCAGCACCTGGCCGGCATGAAAGACTCCAAGGTGATCGTGGCGATCAACAAGGATGAAGAAGCACCGATCTTCCAGGTCGCCGATTACGGCCTGGTGGCGGACTTGTTCGAAGCCGTACCTGAGCTGGAGAAGCTGGTCTAA
- a CDS encoding ABC transporter substrate-binding protein — MDLRRLGGLSLLLGLTLLPLSSMAAGKCERLVVTGSPDAPPYLWRDPQDPDHLIGASAELLQQVAKDLGIKVELLYAGKRSAALDEVRSGRMDMLADAPLTVSELEALDYIHPPLLENDFLVWTRKGSTLSYSQPSDLHGHSGALSERARLTPSFDAFAKEQLNLTRMPNLTQAFQKLLLGEVEYVLAGRYAGTALAQSLGMANDLLAFPQPADKPGLFLAVSHNSACNDPWLRGQLAKKMTELPASGLTEAVLQRNLERWKAQLQQPVSTPKQ, encoded by the coding sequence ATGGATCTGCGCCGCCTGGGTGGCTTGTCGCTGCTGCTGGGACTGACGCTGCTGCCGTTGTCGTCGATGGCCGCCGGTAAATGCGAGCGCCTGGTGGTGACCGGCAGCCCGGATGCCCCGCCCTATTTATGGCGCGACCCGCAGGACCCCGACCACCTGATTGGCGCCAGCGCCGAGCTGTTGCAGCAGGTGGCGAAGGATCTGGGGATCAAGGTCGAACTGCTATACGCCGGCAAACGCTCGGCGGCCCTGGACGAAGTGCGCAGCGGGCGGATGGACATGCTGGCCGACGCGCCGCTGACGGTAAGCGAGCTGGAAGCCCTGGACTATATCCATCCGCCGCTGCTGGAAAACGATTTCCTGGTCTGGACCCGTAAAGGCTCGACGCTGAGCTACAGCCAGCCGTCGGACCTGCACGGACACAGTGGTGCGTTGTCGGAAAGGGCGCGCTTGACGCCATCGTTCGACGCCTTCGCCAAGGAGCAGTTGAACCTGACCCGCATGCCGAACCTGACCCAGGCCTTCCAGAAGCTCTTGCTGGGGGAGGTGGAGTACGTACTGGCCGGGCGTTATGCCGGCACGGCCCTGGCCCAGTCGCTGGGCATGGCCAATGATCTGCTGGCATTTCCGCAGCCCGCCGACAAACCCGGCCTGTTCCTGGCCGTCTCGCACAACTCCGCCTGCAACGACCCATGGTTGCGCGGACAGTTGGCGAAAAAGATGACAGAATTGCCCGCGTCCGGTCTGACGGAAGCCGTGTTGCAGCGCAATCTCGAGCGTTGGAAGGCGCAATTGCAGCAGCCTGTCAGCACCCCAAAACAGTAG